The genomic DNA ACTTGGCTACGTCCGACCAGCTTCGCGGAGGGGACTTGATGAGGTGGGTGGTGATGAGGAAGCCGGAGATGACGAAGAAGATGTCGACTCCGACGAATCCGCCGTCGAATGTAGTCGGCCACAGGTGGTACAGCAGCACGATCCCCACGGCCAGTGCACGCAGCCCCTGGATATCGGAGCGGAAGCCGGAGGGCTGAGGTGCGCTGTTCGCGTGGGGAGAGCTTTCAGCAACGTACGCTGATGACGACATGAAGCGGCTCCACTCGGTTTCTCAGTCGGTGAGGTCGGACCCGACCGCGGTCCCCTCTTTGTTCTCGGTGCGATCTCTCGCGCGCCGGGCGGATAATCCTGGCGTTCACACGATCGGGGGGCGTCCGTGCCGGGACATTCGAAGTACACCTCGTCTTGACAGCTTCTGCCTGTCTTCGTCTTGGCCCCACGGGTCGAGACGCCAGCCGGCCCGCCATCCTTCCATCCAGGCCTTGAGCTGATGTGGCTTGTTGGCCCATTTGATGAACTGCATCAAGGTCCAGGAGCCCACATAGGCCCAGCTGAACGGCCACGGCAGGTTGCGTCGGGCCAGCCAGACTCTGTTTCTCGCATTCATGTAGAAGTATTCGTCGTGGCGCCTCGGGTCGATCACTGGGTGAGCGACGGCGAGGTCGCCCATGTACCAGACGATGTAGCCGGCGTCCCATACCCTCCACGCGAGTTCGATTCCCTCGTGTGCGTACCAGAAGGGGGCTGGCCATCCGCCGCACGCGTCGAAGGCCCGGCGCTGCATGCAGACTGCGCCTTCCCACACAGAGAACACATTCGATGAATGGTCGGCGCTTCCCTTCTTCAGTCTGGGAATCCACCGTTTCGGTGCATCCGGCCCACCGGGCTCCTCAACCCTTGGCTGGATCAGTCCGATCTGCGGTTTAGTCCGCATCAGTTGTGCCATGCGCATCAGCGACGTGTCATCCGGCAGCCATGCGTCATCGTCAAGGAAGAACAGGAACTCGCCGTCGACGTGGGGGACTCCGGCGTTGCGTCCGGCCGGAATGCCGAGGTTCTCCGGCAGACCGAGCTTCTTGACCTGGTCCGGGATTCCTTCCGGTTCCCACCCGTTGCCCACGCAGACGATGTCGAGGTCGACGCCCTTCTGCGCGAGAAGTGATTCGAATCCGCGGTTGAGGTCGTCGAGTCGCTTTCCCTGGCTCAGGACGACGACGCCGAATGTGTACCGGCGATTCTCTTCGAACCGCTGGGAGAGGATCCTCGAAGCATCGCTCATGACAGCCTCTTCGATGCCATGATCGACAGGAAATGTCCGATGACCGAGAGCAGGCACAAGGGCGCCATGATGAGAACGAGCCATCGCTCTCCGAACAGCGGTCCGGCCCCTGGTACCACAGCAATCGCTGTCACGATGCTCGAGAGCAGCGCCATAAGCGACATCTCCACAGAATGGAAGATCCGGTGGAAGGGCACGAAGCGGGCGATACGTTTGAGGGTGGCGACGAGACCCGGGTTGACCTCGGTGGCCGCCTTGGAATCAGCGAGTTTGTCGAGGCCGTTGAACGCGCGGGAGACGTGGACCATGTCGTTGAGCGCCTTGTTGAGCAGGACCAGTGCGGCCAACGCGGTGCCGGCGAGGAGAAGAGGGTAGGAACCGGTCGGATCTTCGACGAGGTTGTTCCACTCCCCCACGGCCCGCACACCGAGGGCAACCGCGACCAGGCCCTCTGTGGTGTAGTGGCCGACCTTATCGAGGAAGACGCCCTTGGCTCCGCTGGTGCCTCTCCAGCGAGCGACTTCACCGTCGCAGCAGTCGATGTACATCTGCACTTGGGAGAAGAAGACGGCAAGCACAGCGCCCCAGATTCCGGGGATCAAGAGGCTTCCGGCGACGCACCACCCAGCCAGGATCATCAGACCGGTGACGCCGTTGGCGCTGATTCTGGTGCGCACGAGCAGCATCGTGAAGTAGATCGAGATGTGCCGGAGGTAGAGCTGCGCGGTCCAGTGCTCCGCGTTCTTGCGGCTGCGGACTTCGATCGGCTGTGCCTTGGCCCGAAGCTCCGACAGCGTCGGATGTTTCGCCGGGGACTCTTCGGGCACGTCCGTTCCTCTCTGATTCATGGATGGTATCCAGCCACGATAGCGCGAAGCCCGCGCCGGTTCGGTCAGGACTTGCCCAGCTCGGTCTTGATCCGCGTCGTCGAGATCTCGGGTGTGCGGGGGAGGTAGACGACCTCGCACTTGTCTTTGAGGAAGTCGAACTCGCCTTCCCAGTCGTCGCCCATTACGAACGTGTCGATGTGGTACTTGTCGACATCAGTCGACTTCTGCTCCCAGTTGTCTTCAGGAATGACGAGGTCGACGTAGCGGATCGCCTCGAGCATGTGCTTGCGCTCTTCGTAGCTGAAGTACGACTTCTTGCCCTTGCCTGCGTTGAACTCGTCGCTGGAGAGAGCAACCACCAAGTAGTCGCCCTGGTCCTTGCACCGCTGGAGCAGGCGGATATGCCCGTAGTGGAGCAGGTCGAAGGTTCCGTAAGTGATGACTCGTCGCATTGCTGTTTCCGTCCAGTGATCGGAGCCCAGGTGGTGGGCCGCGGAATTGGTCCGGCGTTATTTTACCATTCTGTAATTTCGAGTTAAGAAATTGTCATATGCTTCACACGAGATGCTTTAACCGATGCTCCTCGACCCGCTGGGCGATCACCTGCTCGCTTGACCGGATGAAACGGGCCATCTGCGCCCCTGGGCTCGTGTCACCGAGATAGAGCTGGGCGATCGCCGCAACAGACCCGGCTTGCGCGACTGCCTCGGCGATGGCGTCGACGACATCGGCTTCACCGGTGGATCCGACTGTCGGACACAGATCCATCAGGCCGCCTTCGAGCACCTCTGCCTGAGGTTCGTGAGGCTGGACCATCACGAGGGGTTTTCCAGAGGCAAGCCAGTCGAAGGCGACCGACGTCATCTCGACCACGGCCAGGTCGGCCTCGTCCAACTGCCACGACACGTCTGGACTCTTGTCGAGGAACCCACGCCGATCGGACTCGACGATCTCCGCCACGTCTTCGACAGCCTTCTCAAATTCGTGGCACATCACCCCCGTGCGCGGGTGCGGGCGGAAGATCACTCGGTATCCGGCTTCCAGCAGCGAAGTGACGAGCTGCGTTCCGTTGTAGGCGATGGTGCCGTACGCCATCGACGGAGAGTCACCCTCCCACGTGGGCGCATAGAATACGGCTTGCCCATCCGGGGACGCCTCTTTGAATTTCTTCCACTCGTGCGGAACCGAACGGGGGCGGTCGAGCTGCGGTCGTCCGACGTCGAACATGCGATCGTCGCTCATTCCGTAAAGAGCCTGCTGGACGCGTTCCCTTGCAGCCCGGCCGGCGGTGAAGACATAGTCGTACCCCTTGAGCTGGTTGGAAATCATCGAGATCTTCTCGCTCTCGCCGTGGCTGAGGTGCACGTGAGCGGGCTCGGGGTAGCGCAGCGCTTGGAAATTGCTGGTTCCCTGGTTGACATAGAAGACGGCACGGAGACTCGGGGACTGCATGAACTTGTCGAGGCCGCTGGTCAGGCGTGAGAACCGCACCGGGAACGAGGTGATGCTCTTCAGGTACTCCGCCACCGGGGCATTGCGGACAATGATCCCGAAAGGCTGATCCCCATGACCGGCTTCCTTGAGCCGCGCTTCGAGTTGCTTGAAGGGCCAGAACCACTGCTCGAGCTGGTAAACCGAGGTGAGGTCACCGGCGAAGTAGCCGGCTGCGACGAAATGGTCATCGTCCTGCGGAGAGAATTCGTCTGGCAGTCGCGATTCACGGACGCGTTCCCGCAGTCTCTGAGCCACGAGTTTGGCGACCGACTGCGCGAAATTGGCGCCGCGAACAGCGGTGTGCGGCAGATCTGCCGGTAGGAAGGTCATGGAGACTATTGTGCATGCCTATCTGTGTCCGACCTGAACTCGACCTCCGTTCCTGCTTGATCGTGGTGAGCTCTCACGCGATATGGTCGGCGTCGCCAAGAGCATCCTCACAGCATGCACCTCGCACCTCGCGTTCTTCTCGCGTGAGGGGTACGCCCCGAAGAGATCAGTCTTCGAACAGCGGTGCGAAGCCTGCGGGCAGCTGTGAGCGGAGATCGTCGACCTCGCCTTCGGAGACTGCGGCGTCAAGCGTCGAGATCACCGCACGCGCGTAGGCGCGGGCGGTATCAGGATCGATCCCCTCGCCTAGCTGATCAGCCAGACGACGGAGGAAATCATCGACGTCGTCGGTCAGCGGCGCCTTCGAGCCGTGCCGTTGGAGCGGCTCTTGCAGTTCGGCAGGAAGCTGGGCGGCCAGATCCGCCGCCTCGCCGCCCTTGAGCTGTTTGCCGAGGTTATCCAATACCGTCCGGGTCACGACGGCAGCGCTTTCAGGATCGCCGGGCCCGCCGGTTTCGGTGACGTTTTTGAGGAACTCATCGCTGCGCATGTTCAAACACCTTCTTCCGATTCGCAGTCTTCTGTCACGTCGTCGGTGCACCGGCCGATCTCATCGGTGGACCCCTCCGGGGGCGTCGCCTTCGGGCTCCTGTGGGACTGCTTCGACGACATCGTCCTTGTTCTCGAACTGTCGATCCGGCAGAGCTTGCAGGGCCTGAAGTGTCTTCGCGGTGGCCGAGCGTTCGGTCGCGTAGTCGATGAGCTCGGTCTTCGAGGCGGGGAATTCCATCCCCTGCAGGGCCTTCTCTGCACGAAGTTCGTCACGTGTGGTCATCGGTGTTTCTCCTTCATCTGTGATTCGTATCTGAGGTGAGGATGACTTCATCGCGTTTGTCGCCCATGATCTCGCCGAGGACTCTTTCCGCGTCCCCGGCCGAGTAGAGGTTGGCTGTATCGATGAAGTTCACTCCACGGTCCAGAGCCTCGCCACGTCGTCGGGTGAGCACGTGTGCGGACTGTGCCCTCACGCTCTCAGAATGACGAAGCCTTCGCTACCCCTCCCGTGATTCGAGTGAAAGGGCTACAATCCTCGGCTGCCCTCGCTGATCCGCTTCTCACTCTTGTCGATGAGGTGGACTCCGACGAGGTCGCCGGTGATGTTGATCATCGTCGCCCCCATTCCGAGCAGAACGTCGACACCGGCGACCAGAGCGACGGTCTCAAGCGGGAGACCGGCTTGCTGAAGCAGGATCGTCAATCCTATGAGTCCGGCGCCGGGGACTCCTGCGGTGCCGATCGAGACGAACGTGGCCGTGAGGACGATCGCGCCGAGTTCGAGCACGGACATGTCATGGCCGACGATGTTGGCAGCCAGCACCACCGACGCCCCCAGACGGATGACCGCCCCGTCCATGTTGATGGTCGCACCCAATGGGATGACGAAGCCTGCGACCTCTTGGCGGATATTTGCTTTCCTAGTCGCCTCCAGCGACACAGGGATCGTCCCTGAGCTGCTCTGAGTCGTGAACGCCGTGGCCATCGGCGCACCGGCGACGCGGAAGAATCCGCCGACCGGAATTCGATTGAGCAGCAGCAGCGGAATATAGACGAGGAGTATCTGCGCTGCCAGACCGGCATAGACGACGCCGGTCAGTTTGCCCAGGGCCGCCAGGGCATCGATTCCTTGGCTGCCGATATCGCTCGCCACCAGGGCTGCGATACCGAACGGCGCAAATTGGAGTATCCCTCCAAGGATGCGGAACGTCATCTCCTTGGCCGCAAGTACGAGGTCGTACACGAGCTTCCCGAAGCCGGAGATCGTCGAATCGGACGAGCGGCGCATACCTGCCATCGTGAGACCGACGATCATGGCCACGAAGATCAGAGCGAGGATGTTGCCGTCGACCAGAGCCTTGAAGATGTTCTCGGGGAATATGCCGACGAGCTGGTCGACGAATGAGGGGGCCTCGGGTGTCTCTGCGCCTTTCTCAGGGCGTTGGAGACCGGTCCCCGGTTTGACCAGAAGGGCCAGGGACAGACTGATGACGACGGCGGCGATCGTCGTGAGGATGTAGAAGGCGAAGGTCTTGAAGGCGACCCTGACGAGGTTTCCGGGGCGCGTGCTGTTGACCGCGTCGATCAGCGTCACCATGATGATCGGGATGACGATCAGCTGGAGGAGGTTGAGCAGGATGTCACCGATCGGTGACAGCACCTGCGCCTTCTCTCCGAAGACGAAGGCAACGATGAGTCCGAGGACGAACCCGGCCGTCATCTTCAAGAAGAGTGCTGTATCCCGGTAGCGGCGCCAAAGGCGGGAGAATATTCGTGGCATGGTCTACGGCTCCGTGCTCTCATGCTCCTCGTGGTGGGCTTCCGGTCCGCGACGATGCCGACCGGTTGCCACTCTAACCCCATCTGCGCACAAGCGCAGTCAGAGATTTGGCGCAGGCACCGCACCCGGTCTGAGAATTCGACGATAAAGTATTTCGCTCCCACTTGCTGCGTCCTGAGGCCGACAGAGGTGTGCAGTACCGTTGAGGAGCTGTCAGAGGAAAGGGAGCACAATGGCAAGAGTCCGCAGAGACAAGCCCGAACGACCGTCACTGCGCAAGCGACCGGCGGTGGGGTCAGAAGCGAAGTCCACCGAGTCACCGACGCTGTTCAGCCGCCGCATCATCGACAGCGAACCGCGGGAGATGAACGTCGTCCGGTCCTTCGCCGACGCGCTGTCTGCACATGACCCGGACGGCTCCGGCTCGTCCGTTCCCGGTTCGATCACGCAGATCGTCATCCCCAGGCCCGCTCCCGGGCTGTTCGCGGAGGTCGCCTCGACGTGGGACCTGCATCCGGTTCTCGTCGATGACCTCTTCCACGCGAACCAGCGGGCCAAGGTCGAGCGATACGGTGATGTGCTCTTCGTCGTCCTCAAATCAGCGGTCTATATCGACGCGAAAGAAGAAGTCGAGTTCAACGAGTTCCACCTTCTCATGAAGGATGATGTGCTCGTCATCATCTGTCAGGGAGACCGCTTCATCGACGGCACACCGATTCCGGCGGACACCAGCGGAGTCCAGGAGTACTTCACGAACGAGAAGCGCAGCTGGGCGAAAGACCGCGAACTTCTCGCACTCGGACCAGAAGCGCTCATGTTCCGCCTGCTCGACACCGTGGTCGACGGGTACTTCCCTGTTCTCGATGGACTGCAGGACGACAAAGACGGGATTGAGAGGCAGGTCTTCAGTGGGGACACTGCCGCCGCCGAGCGCATCTATCTCCTCAGCCAGGAAGTGATCGATGTCCTCCACAACTCCACCCACCTCAACCGACTGACGCAGGCACTCGGAAACGGGGCCGCCAAGTACGCGATCCCCGATGACCTGCGCGCCTACCTCGATGACGTCACCGACCACCTCACCCGGGTTCTCGCCGAGGCGGGCGAACTCCGTGAGGCCCTGTCGCAGATCCTCAACGTCAATTCCACCCTCGTCGCGCAGCGGCAGAACGAGGACATGAAGAAGATCTCCGGCTGGGCAGCGATCCTCTTCGCCCCCACCCTCGTCGGAGCGATCTACGGCATGAACTTCGACGATATGCCCGAACTCCACTGGGCTTTCGGCTATCCGATGGCGTTGGGGCTCATGCTTGGGTTGGGAGTCGTTCTCTACGTCGTCTTCCGAGTCAAGAAGTGGATGTGAGTGGGGAAACCTGTGGGGATGGGACCACGGCCATGCCACCCACCCCACCCTTCTCCCACCGCAGCACAGGGCTAGGCTGAAAGTAACCCAAAGACATGTCAGAAAGAGGAGTCATGGCTACACCACAGAATCCCACGAACCCCACAGGCGCCGTCCGCTCCCTGATGACCGAGCTCGGCAAAGGCGCCTTTTGGGCGGTGCTGATCCGCGGCATCCTCGCCGTCCTCTTCGGAATCCTCCTCCTCGCCGCACCCGCTGCAATGGCAGTGGCTCTGGGAATCTGGGTGGGCGCTTGGCTCATCGTCGACGGCGCCCTCGAGATCACCCATGCACTGCACGCTCGCAGGCAGAACCTCTCGTGGGGTTGGGAGCTGGGCGCAGGCATCGCCTACGTCATCGGCGGCGTCATCATCATGATCATGCCGCTGTCGTTCGCCGTCATGGGCGGCACCGTCATCCTGCTGATGATGGCGTCGGGAATGCTCATCCGCGGCATCCTCAGCGTCGCGTCGAAATCATTCAAAGGATGGTCGAAGGCCGTCGGCGTCCTCGACATGATCTTCGCCGTCATCATGTTCATCGTCGTCTTCTCCAACCCGGGAGCTGCATTGCTCGCGCTGGTTTGGATCATCGCGATCTACACGATCATCTTGGGCATCTTCCTCATCATCATGGCCTCCGTCGGCCGCTCGCATACGAAGCAGGCCTTCGGAAACTGACTAACCCACGGTTCGTGTCGGCCGTTCGATGAAGGGCCGACCGTACGGGCCCGGGCGGCCGCCTCGGCGAGGTCAATCATCTCCCAGCCGTTCGCCCACTCTGCGAAGAACGTTCACGGCGGCTTCGCCACAATATAACCTGTCCTCCATAGCGTCGGGGGCGTGAATACACAGAGAGCAACATCCCAGCGCACCCGTCCATTCACCATCCTCGCCACCGCGGTCCTCACTGCCTCGGCCACCTTCGGCGTCGGCCTCGCCCCCGCGGCAGCCGCCGGGCTCGGCTCCGCCGGCGACGCACCAGGACTCGGCTCCGCCAGCGATTTCACCGCCCCTGATAAGGTCGCCGACATCGAATTCACGACCACGATCTCCCACCGAGGCGGCGCCGACGTCTATCCGGAAGAATCCATGGAAGGATTCACCGCCTCGGCGAAGGACGGATTCCTCCCCGAGATGGACATCCAGTTCCTCGAAGACGGCACCCCCGTTCTCATCCACGACGACACCGCCGACCGCACCCTCAACGGCGTGACCGGACCCATCCGGGACCTCAGCCGGGAGGAATGGGACGCAGCCACGATCAAGCACCCGGCCGGCGGAGAAGAAGCCGCCACCGTCACCCTCGACGAACTCCTCGACGAGATGGGCGGCGAGGTCGTCCTCGTGCCCGAGATCAAACCCGGGGCCACCCCCGAGGAGGTCGACCGGGTTCTCGACGAATTCGACGAACGCGGGTTGAAGGACTCCCTCGTCGTCCAGTCCTTCGACTTCGAAGCGGCGAAGACGATCGCCGACCGCGGATACACCTCGCTCTACCTCATGGGCTCGACCATGCCGAAGGAATCACCGGCAGAGATCAAGGACGCCGGCATCGAATGGGTGGGACCGAGCAAGAACCTGCCGACGAACAAGATGCGCGAACTCGACAAGGCCGGCTTCCACGTCGCCCCGTACACACTGGCGACCGCGAA from Brevibacterium sp. JSBI002 includes the following:
- a CDS encoding glycosyltransferase family 2 protein translates to MSDASRILSQRFEENRRYTFGVVVLSQGKRLDDLNRGFESLLAQKGVDLDIVCVGNGWEPEGIPDQVKKLGLPENLGIPAGRNAGVPHVDGEFLFFLDDDAWLPDDTSLMRMAQLMRTKPQIGLIQPRVEEPGGPDAPKRWIPRLKKGSADHSSNVFSVWEGAVCMQRRAFDACGGWPAPFWYAHEGIELAWRVWDAGYIVWYMGDLAVAHPVIDPRRHDEYFYMNARNRVWLARRNLPWPFSWAYVGSWTLMQFIKWANKPHQLKAWMEGWRAGWRLDPWGQDEDRQKLSRRGVLRMSRHGRPPIV
- a CDS encoding CDP-alcohol phosphatidyltransferase family protein — its product is MNQRGTDVPEESPAKHPTLSELRAKAQPIEVRSRKNAEHWTAQLYLRHISIYFTMLLVRTRISANGVTGLMILAGWCVAGSLLIPGIWGAVLAVFFSQVQMYIDCCDGEVARWRGTSGAKGVFLDKVGHYTTEGLVAVALGVRAVGEWNNLVEDPTGSYPLLLAGTALAALVLLNKALNDMVHVSRAFNGLDKLADSKAATEVNPGLVATLKRIARFVPFHRIFHSVEMSLMALLSSIVTAIAVVPGAGPLFGERWLVLIMAPLCLLSVIGHFLSIMASKRLS
- the tagD gene encoding glycerol-3-phosphate cytidylyltransferase, with translation MRRVITYGTFDLLHYGHIRLLQRCKDQGDYLVVALSSDEFNAGKGKKSYFSYEERKHMLEAIRYVDLVIPEDNWEQKSTDVDKYHIDTFVMGDDWEGEFDFLKDKCEVVYLPRTPEISTTRIKTELGKS
- a CDS encoding CDP-glycerol glycerophosphotransferase family protein — protein: MTFLPADLPHTAVRGANFAQSVAKLVAQRLRERVRESRLPDEFSPQDDDHFVAAGYFAGDLTSVYQLEQWFWPFKQLEARLKEAGHGDQPFGIIVRNAPVAEYLKSITSFPVRFSRLTSGLDKFMQSPSLRAVFYVNQGTSNFQALRYPEPAHVHLSHGESEKISMISNQLKGYDYVFTAGRAARERVQQALYGMSDDRMFDVGRPQLDRPRSVPHEWKKFKEASPDGQAVFYAPTWEGDSPSMAYGTIAYNGTQLVTSLLEAGYRVIFRPHPRTGVMCHEFEKAVEDVAEIVESDRRGFLDKSPDVSWQLDEADLAVVEMTSVAFDWLASGKPLVMVQPHEPQAEVLEGGLMDLCPTVGSTGEADVVDAIAEAVAQAGSVAAIAQLYLGDTSPGAQMARFIRSSEQVIAQRVEEHRLKHLV
- a CDS encoding DUF2267 domain-containing protein, coding for MRSDEFLKNVTETGGPGDPESAAVVTRTVLDNLGKQLKGGEAADLAAQLPAELQEPLQRHGSKAPLTDDVDDFLRRLADQLGEGIDPDTARAYARAVISTLDAAVSEGEVDDLRSQLPAGFAPLFED
- a CDS encoding DUF2795 domain-containing protein: MTTRDELRAEKALQGMEFPASKTELIDYATERSATAKTLQALQALPDRQFENKDDVVEAVPQEPEGDAPGGVHR
- a CDS encoding aldo/keto reductase, whose translation is MRAQSAHVLTRRRGEALDRGVNFIDTANLYSAGDAERVLGEIMGDKRDEVILTSDTNHR
- a CDS encoding dicarboxylate/amino acid:cation symporter, which encodes MTAGFVLGLIVAFVFGEKAQVLSPIGDILLNLLQLIVIPIIMVTLIDAVNSTRPGNLVRVAFKTFAFYILTTIAAVVISLSLALLVKPGTGLQRPEKGAETPEAPSFVDQLVGIFPENIFKALVDGNILALIFVAMIVGLTMAGMRRSSDSTISGFGKLVYDLVLAAKEMTFRILGGILQFAPFGIAALVASDIGSQGIDALAALGKLTGVVYAGLAAQILLVYIPLLLLNRIPVGGFFRVAGAPMATAFTTQSSSGTIPVSLEATRKANIRQEVAGFVIPLGATINMDGAVIRLGASVVLAANIVGHDMSVLELGAIVLTATFVSIGTAGVPGAGLIGLTILLQQAGLPLETVALVAGVDVLLGMGATMINITGDLVGVHLIDKSEKRISEGSRGL
- a CDS encoding magnesium and cobalt transport protein CorA; the encoded protein is MARVRRDKPERPSLRKRPAVGSEAKSTESPTLFSRRIIDSEPREMNVVRSFADALSAHDPDGSGSSVPGSITQIVIPRPAPGLFAEVASTWDLHPVLVDDLFHANQRAKVERYGDVLFVVLKSAVYIDAKEEVEFNEFHLLMKDDVLVIICQGDRFIDGTPIPADTSGVQEYFTNEKRSWAKDRELLALGPEALMFRLLDTVVDGYFPVLDGLQDDKDGIERQVFSGDTAAAERIYLLSQEVIDVLHNSTHLNRLTQALGNGAAKYAIPDDLRAYLDDVTDHLTRVLAEAGELREALSQILNVNSTLVAQRQNEDMKKISGWAAILFAPTLVGAIYGMNFDDMPELHWAFGYPMALGLMLGLGVVLYVVFRVKKWM
- a CDS encoding HdeD family acid-resistance protein; the protein is MATPQNPTNPTGAVRSLMTELGKGAFWAVLIRGILAVLFGILLLAAPAAMAVALGIWVGAWLIVDGALEITHALHARRQNLSWGWELGAGIAYVIGGVIIMIMPLSFAVMGGTVILLMMASGMLIRGILSVASKSFKGWSKAVGVLDMIFAVIMFIVVFSNPGAALLALVWIIAIYTIILGIFLIIMASVGRSHTKQAFGN
- a CDS encoding glycerophosphodiester phosphodiesterase; the encoded protein is MNTQRATSQRTRPFTILATAVLTASATFGVGLAPAAAAGLGSAGDAPGLGSASDFTAPDKVADIEFTTTISHRGGADVYPEESMEGFTASAKDGFLPEMDIQFLEDGTPVLIHDDTADRTLNGVTGPIRDLSREEWDAATIKHPAGGEEAATVTLDELLDEMGGEVVLVPEIKPGATPEEVDRVLDEFDERGLKDSLVVQSFDFEAAKTIADRGYTSLYLMGSTMPKESPAEIKDAGIEWVGPSKNLPTNKMRELDKAGFHVAPYTLATAKDGHRLPGFIDGYFTDDAWTD